The genomic segment TTTAGTTGTTAATACCTTGTGACAAAAAATAGCGATATGGATGTCACCTTTTGTCTTTCTGACTTGTTATATCAATGACCGTGGTCGAAAGAACAGAAGTATAACAATTAAAAACAGAAAAAAGATATGGATCATTTAGCAGGTATTTTAGTACCCATCGCATGTGGATGCGTACTCCCCATCTTTGCCATATGGATGGGCGTTCGTCAGAGTATGCAGGCATCGAAGAATCGCACACAGATTGTGTTGGCAGCCATCGAGAAGAACCCCGATATGGACATTGAGGAGTTGATGAGCAAGATATCGCCTAAGAAGAAACTGCTGAAAGAGAAACTGCTATCGAAGTTGCTCTCAGGAAGTATCTGCGCATTCCTTGGCATTGGTTTCCTTGGTTCGGCCATCTTCCAGGATTATAAAGGTGGCATGTGTACTGACGACCTCGTCATGCTTTATATTTCAGGAGCTGTTCTCCTGGGCATCGGTGCTGCTTTCCTTCTTAATTATATCGTAGGAAAGAAGATGCTGGTCAAAGAGATGGAAGCAGAGCAAAGGAAGTTGTTGGAAGAGGCTTGATTCGTGACTCGCGAAGTTTTTATAGCACATGTGGAGCGTGAGCAAGAGGCCCTTCGAAGTTTCTTGCTCGCCCTCTGTTGTGGCAATAAAGGCGAGGCTGACGACCTGGCGCAGGACACGCTGGTGAAGGCCTACCTCTCGTCGGCAGGCTATCAGGACAAAGGGCGCTTTCGCTCTTGGCTCTTCAAGATTGCCCACAACACCTTCCTTAATCATAAGGCCAGCCTGCGCTCCACGGAGAGTATTGACGAGGCACGCCTGCTTGTCAGTAATGCCACATCCGACTCAGGTTTTGCCTACCAATCCCTCTATCTGGCTTTGCGCACCCTGCCACCCAAGGAACGCTCGGCCATCACCTTGTTCTATCTCACTGGCTATAACATCAAGGAGATAGCCGCCATCACAGAAGCCTCGGAGGATGCCGTCAAGAAGCAACTCTCGCGAGGACGCGACAAGTTGCAGGCGCAGTTGAAAATGAATCATGGAAAATAAAGACAATGGATATGACAAAAGATAAAGCCCTTGAGGAACTGTTCTTCGCCCAGAAGCCGCAATTCACAGACAATGCCGACTTCATGGCGGCGCTCACCAAGCGTCTGGATGCCGTAGAGTTTATCAAGCAGCATCAGGAGGCAACCATCCGTCGCTATAAGATGGTGATGGTGGCCGCATTCGTCGTGGGCATCATCAGTGGTGCCCTTGCCATTGCCCTTGTCCTCTCTTCGCCTGCCGAGCCCCTCTTTACCTTCAGCATACAGAGTGCGTTCCTATTGTGGGTTGCCGAGAACTCGCGCCTTATCGTTGCCACAGCCATTGCTCTGCTGATGACGATAGGCACCATCAGCATCATTGGCAACGTGCAGGATATTCAGCGGATGCGCAGTCGGATAAAGATGGATATGACGTGCTGTTAATGCACTGAGGCGTTCAGGTTTCTCTTCAAGAAGAAACTCTTGGTGGCCATGAAGAACAGGGCCACACCTGATGCGTTGATCAGCACAACCGTCCAGAAGGCGGCAGAATAGCTCATCAACTCTGAGATGACACCACCCAAAAGGATGCCCAGTCCCATGCCGATGTCCCACGAGATGAGGATGGTGCTGTTGGCAGTGCCTCGCTGGTTGTTGCTGGCCACGCAGATGGTCATGTTCTGGAAGGCAGGCCACATATGACCATTACCCAGGCCAATGAGCAGTGCCGAGCCATAGTAGCCAATGATAATGGACCATTGATAACTGACCAATGACAGTTGGTTGAGCGTGGGCATCAGTATAAATAAGGTATAGCCCACTAAAGAAATCACCATGCCGCTACCAGCATTAAACGTCAGACGTCCCTGTCGCAAGGCCTTTCCTCCCTGCAGGCGCGAAAGGATCAGTCCCACACTGCACAGCATGAAGTAGGTACCTGTGCCGCCAGTAATGCCCATCACCTCCTTGCCATAGATAGCCAGATAGTTGCTCAGTACACCAAAGCTGAAGCCAAAGGCCACCATGTTCAGACCCAGAAGCCAGCCACGCAGCAGAAAGAAGCGGTCCCATGAAAGGGTCTGCGGCTTGTTCTTAGCATTGCAGTCGTCCTTCTGTCGATTGGATGTCGGCTGTTTGGTCTTCACCGTGGCATCAGTGAGCCAACCGGCACAGGCCACAGCCAGCGCCAGCCAGAAGATCAACTCAAAGCTGTTAGTGAACTTATAGATGAAGATGCCCACCGTGGGTGCGATGGCCATTGCCAGGTTGTTCGACAATCCATAATAGCCGATGCCCTCCGTTCGTCTGCTGCTGGGCAGTACGTCGATGGCCACGGTTGAGTTGGCCACTGTCAGTGCTCCGAAGGGCCCGCCATGCAGTGTTCTCACGATGGTGAACAGAAGGAGCGACGAGGCTGCCAGATAGCCAGCAAAGAAGATGGCGAAGGCCGAGAAGCACACCATCAGCACAGTCTTGCGAGGAAAGGTGTCGACCACATAGCCACTGAACGGGCGCACCACCAGCGCCGTGATGGTATAGCCAGAAAGTACCAGGCCTATCACGTCCTTGGTAGCACCGAAGTGCTCACTCAGGTAGAGTGGCAGCAGTGGTGTCAGCACATAGAAGGCGAAGAACAACGAGAAGTTGGCTGCCATCACCTTGCAGTAGTTGCGGTTCCAAAGTTTGTCTTGTGTCATGTTGGGTGCAAAATTACGAAAAAAAACATAATTCGTAATTCATTATTCGCAAAAAAGTAGTACCTTTGCACTCGCAAACAAAAACAGCGATAACAACTATGGGCGGATTTTTCGGAACCATTTCCACTAAAGACTGCGTAAACGACTTGTTTTACGGCACTGACTACAATTCTCATCTTGGTACAAAACGAGCTGGTCTTGTGACCTTCGACAAAGAAAAGGGCTTTAGCCGTAGCATCCACTCGTTGGAGCGCGACTATTTCCGCTCAAAGTTTGAAGACGAGCTTCACGAGTTTGCTGGCAATCAGGGCCTGGGCGTCATCAGCGACACCGATCCCCAGCCCATCATCATCAACTCGCATCTGGGTCGTTATGCGGTGGTCACCGTAGCAAAGATCAACAACCTGCGCGAGATTGCCGACGAGCTCCTGGCGCAGCGCATGCATCTGAGCGAGCAGAGCGCTAACAACCTGAATCAGACAGAGCTTGTGGCTTTGCTTATTAACATGGGAAGTACATTCGTAGAGGGCATCAACATGGTATACCGCAAGATTAAAGGTTCATGTTCGATGCTCATTTTGACTGAAGACGGTATCATTGCCGCTCGTGATGTGCTGGGTCGTACGCCTATTGTCATCGGAAAGAAAGAAGTGCATAAGATGTCACCCATCGGTACTGATGACTGGGAGAAAGCCTATGCCGTGAGCAGCGAGACCACCAGCTTTCCCAACCTTGATTACAAACCCGTGCGCGACCTTGGTCCTGGTGAGATTGTGCGCCTGCATGCCGATAGCTTCGAGGTACTGCAGCCTGCCTTCAAACGTTGCCAGATTTGTTCGTTCCTCTGGGTTTACTATGGCTTCCCCGCTTCTTGTTATGAAGGCATCAATACAGAATATGTACGCGAGAAGAACGGTCGCATGATGGGCGAGCGCGATGATATCGAGGCCGACCTGGTGTGTGGCATTCCCGATTCTGGCGTTGGTATGGCCCTGGGTTATGCCGAAGGTTCTGGTATCCCCTATAAGCGTGCCGTGCTGAAGTACACACCCACCTGGCCACGTTCGTTTACTCCTGGCAATCAGAGTCGTCGTGACCTTGTGGCCAAGATGAAACTCATTCCCAATGCAGCCCTGCTGAAGGACCAGCGCGTGGTGTTCTGCGACGACTCTATCGTTCGTGGCACGCAGTTGCGCGACAATGCCCGCGAGTTTGTTCAGAACGGTGCCAAGGAGGTACACGTGCGTATCTCATGTCCGCCTCTGGTCTATGGCTGTCCGTTCATCGGCTTTACCAACAGCAAGAGCGACCTTGAGCTCATCACCCGTCGTATCATTCGCGACTTCGAGGGCGACGACAAGGCGAAGCTCGATAAGTATGCACAGACCGACTCGCCCGAGTATAAGCGCATGGTCGATGAGATTGCGCGCCGTCTGGGTCTCACCTCACTGAAGTTCGCCCGTATCGAGGACCTCATCGAGTCAATCGGTCTGCCTAAGAGTCAGGTGTGCACCCATTGCTTCGATGGCAGCAGCTACGACCAGCAGGGTGATGGCGAGTTCTTTGGATAAGACATCAGAAACATACATCATAAAAACAACAGGGATGTTCCATTGTGAACATCCCTGTTGTTTTTTATTATCTAGTCTCTTGTTCCTTTAAAGATCCTTTCTATAGCAGCGGTGACGGCGATGCTGGCGACTCTCCAAGTACTGCCACTGCGAGCGGACAGCCTCGTTATCCTCCATCTGAGGCATGGCCTCGGCATAGCGGAAGCCGTAGCGCTGGAACTGCTGGATAAGGTCGTTGAAGATGAGTGAGTTGGCACCCTTCTGGCGATACTCAGGCAGCACGCCTATCAACAGGAGGTCGACGGTGTCGGTCTTGTGCCACTTCAGGATGCGCAGCAGCTGCCACCAGCCGAAGGGGAACAGACGACCGTCGCGCGTCTTCTGCAATGCACGTGAGAACGAGGGGAAGGTAACACCGAAGCCAATCATCTCGTCGCCATCCATCACAGCGGTGATGAGGTTGGTATCGGCAATCTTGATATAGTCGTTCACCAGCTTGTCTATCTGGCGGTCTGAAAGTTGCGAATAGCCGTAGAGGTTCTTATAGGTGGCATTGACCAACTCGAAGACCTTGCGGCCCCAGCCCTCTTTTTGCAGTTCGTGACTGGTAAAATGGCGAACCTGCAGGCCATAGCGACGCGTAATCATGTCGGCAATCTTGGCAAACTTATCGGGCACCACCTCAGGCACCTTAACCAGATATTCCATATAGTCGTTGTCCTTGCGGAAGCCGCCCAACTGCTCCATGTGCTGAGGATAGTAGGGATAGTTGTAGTTCACATACATCGTAGACAGTTCCTCGAAACCCTCCACCAGCATGCCTTCGCGGTCGGTATCGATGAATCCTAACGGACCAGCCATCTCGTTCATGCCCTTGGCGCGGCCCCAGTCCTCAACGGCCTTAAGCAGCGCAGCCGACACCTCGATATCGTCGATGAAGTCGAACCAACCGAAGCGCACCTGGTTGATGTTCCATCGCTCGTTGGCGCGTCTGTTGATGATAGCAGCCACGCGGCCCACCATCTTGCCATCACGAAAGGCCATGAAATACTCCGACTCGCAGCACTCGAACGAGGGGTTCTTACTGCGCTGAAGGGTAGACATCTCGTCGAAGAACAAATAGGGAACGGCATACTCATTGCCACGATAGAGGTCGTAGTAGAACTGAATAAACTGTCGTAACTGCTTTCGGTTAGTTACTGTTACTATCTCAATTTTACCCATGGTATATATGGAAAAACGTTTTCTCAATTAAAGTTTTTACGAGATGCAAAGGTAACCATTTTTGGTGAAATGGCAAAACGTAATCCACATTTTTTGTCGATATGTTTGGCAGGGTGGGAGATAATGCGTAACTTTGCATCCGCAATTCAAGGGGTGCCCGAAGGTTCGGGCTGAGATGATACCCTCTAACCTGATTCGGATCATGCCGGCGTAGGGATGGAAAGCATATCAAACAAGCCCCGTTTTATTTAAAGTAAAAAGACTCGCTTTAGCACTTTTACAAAGCGTAGCGACTAAAAAAGGAAAGAAAAGGAATGAAGAAGATTCTTTTTGTATTGATGGCATTCATCAGTGTGAATGCAACAGCACAGAAGTTTAGTAATCCTGCAAAGGCAATCGTCGACTCCATCAGATTACAGCAACTGCAGGAAGTAACGGTGGATGGTGTACGCTCAAGAACAACGGGTACCCCACGCACCACTCTCTATCAGAGAACACTGAGCAACTTCGCCAGCTCTGGTCAGGAACTGCCCTTCCTCTTTGCTCGCACGCCAGGTGTGATGGCCTGGAGTGAGAACGGACTGGGCACTGGAACC from the Prevotella sp. E15-22 genome contains:
- a CDS encoding RNA polymerase sigma factor: MTREVFIAHVEREQEALRSFLLALCCGNKGEADDLAQDTLVKAYLSSAGYQDKGRFRSWLFKIAHNTFLNHKASLRSTESIDEARLLVSNATSDSGFAYQSLYLALRTLPPKERSAITLFYLTGYNIKEIAAITEASEDAVKKQLSRGRDKLQAQLKMNHGK
- a CDS encoding N-acetyltransferase, with amino-acid sequence MGKIEIVTVTNRKQLRQFIQFYYDLYRGNEYAVPYLFFDEMSTLQRSKNPSFECCESEYFMAFRDGKMVGRVAAIINRRANERWNINQVRFGWFDFIDDIEVSAALLKAVEDWGRAKGMNEMAGPLGFIDTDREGMLVEGFEELSTMYVNYNYPYYPQHMEQLGGFRKDNDYMEYLVKVPEVVPDKFAKIADMITRRYGLQVRHFTSHELQKEGWGRKVFELVNATYKNLYGYSQLSDRQIDKLVNDYIKIADTNLITAVMDGDEMIGFGVTFPSFSRALQKTRDGRLFPFGWWQLLRILKWHKTDTVDLLLIGVLPEYRQKGANSLIFNDLIQQFQRYGFRYAEAMPQMEDNEAVRSQWQYLESRQHRRHRCYRKDL
- a CDS encoding MFS transporter; amino-acid sequence: MTQDKLWNRNYCKVMAANFSLFFAFYVLTPLLPLYLSEHFGATKDVIGLVLSGYTITALVVRPFSGYVVDTFPRKTVLMVCFSAFAIFFAGYLAASSLLLFTIVRTLHGGPFGALTVANSTVAIDVLPSSRRTEGIGYYGLSNNLAMAIAPTVGIFIYKFTNSFELIFWLALAVACAGWLTDATVKTKQPTSNRQKDDCNAKNKPQTLSWDRFFLLRGWLLGLNMVAFGFSFGVLSNYLAIYGKEVMGITGGTGTYFMLCSVGLILSRLQGGKALRQGRLTFNAGSGMVISLVGYTLFILMPTLNQLSLVSYQWSIIIGYYGSALLIGLGNGHMWPAFQNMTICVASNNQRGTANSTILISWDIGMGLGILLGGVISELMSYSAAFWTVVLINASGVALFFMATKSFFLKRNLNASVH
- a CDS encoding amidophosphoribosyltransferase, with translation MGGFFGTISTKDCVNDLFYGTDYNSHLGTKRAGLVTFDKEKGFSRSIHSLERDYFRSKFEDELHEFAGNQGLGVISDTDPQPIIINSHLGRYAVVTVAKINNLREIADELLAQRMHLSEQSANNLNQTELVALLINMGSTFVEGINMVYRKIKGSCSMLILTEDGIIAARDVLGRTPIVIGKKEVHKMSPIGTDDWEKAYAVSSETTSFPNLDYKPVRDLGPGEIVRLHADSFEVLQPAFKRCQICSFLWVYYGFPASCYEGINTEYVREKNGRMMGERDDIEADLVCGIPDSGVGMALGYAEGSGIPYKRAVLKYTPTWPRSFTPGNQSRRDLVAKMKLIPNAALLKDQRVVFCDDSIVRGTQLRDNAREFVQNGAKEVHVRISCPPLVYGCPFIGFTNSKSDLELITRRIIRDFEGDDKAKLDKYAQTDSPEYKRMVDEIARRLGLTSLKFARIEDLIESIGLPKSQVCTHCFDGSSYDQQGDGEFFG